Below is a genomic region from Fusobacterium nucleatum.
TTCCAGATAATAATGGATCTGTTGTAGAAAGTAAAAGGTTAGCAGAGAAACCACCTGATACCCCTGCAAATGCAGCAGCAAGACCAGCTATTGGGTGTCTACCAAATGATAAAAATATAACTGCTCCTAATGGTATCAATACAACATATCCTGCATCTGATGCAATGTTAGACATAACACCTGCTAATACAACTATTGCTGTTAAAAGTCTTTTAGGTGTTGCAGTTACAACTTTTTTCATAGTTGCTCCCATAAGTCCACTTCCTTCGGCAACCCCTATACCAATAAGTGCAACTAAAACTGTTCCTAATGGTGCAAATCCAGTAAAGTTTTTAACCATAGAAGAGAAAATATATCTTATTCCATCTGCATCTAATAAAGATTTAATTGTTAGTGTGGCTTCTTTTATTATACCTTCTTTTTTATCAAATGCTTCATAAGTAACTGAAGCTCCAGAAGAAGCAGCAATAGCAGAAATAATAGCTATTATAATACAGAATATCCAAAACAATGATAATGGATGAGGTAATTTATTCCCTCCTCTTTCAATAAAATCCAAAAACCTTTGAATGCCCTTTTTCTTCTCTTTTTCCATAACTCCTCCTTAAAAATTTTATAATAATTATTTATTATGTTTTTCTTTAATGTTTATTTTTTGTAGATAATGTTTTTAATTCAAAATATATGAAAATTTTTATATTAATTTATATCTATTATAATAATATAAAAAAGAATAAAAATCAACTTTTTTATTCTTTTAGTCAAAAATATATAAGAAAGAGCTATACCATATATTTTATTTCTATTTACACTATTAGTTTTCCATGAAACTCGTTAGCAGAAATTAAATTAGATAACCCATTTAGATTTTCTTTTGTTACTTTTCCTGCAACAACAATTTTTAATCTTCCATTAGATTTTTTTATCATCTCATTTATTAAATCTTTTCCTTCAAGGGCAGTTGCTTTTCCACCAGAAGTTAAAATTCTTTTGATACCTATATTTATTAAATTATCAATGTAATCAAGAGGATTTTGAATTTCATCTATTGCTTTATGAAAAGTAACTTCCATAGGATAAGCTAAATTAACTAATTTTTTTGTTAATTCTAAATCTATCTTATTATCAGAAGTCAAACAACCCAAAACAACTCCTTTAACTCCCAATTCTTTAAATATTTTAATGTCTTCTTTCATAATTTCTATTTCATCTTTTGAATAAATAAAATTTCCACCTCTTGCTCTTATCATAGGAAAAATAGGGATATCTAATTTTTCCAAACAAACTTTTACTGTTCCATAAGATGGAGTTGTTCCTCCAACTGCTAAATTTTCACAAAGTTCTATTCTATTTGCCCCATTATTTTGTGCTTCTAATGCTTTTTCAAAAGATTCAACACAAGCTTCTTTTATCATATTTATTCCTCCTCTACACTAAAAATTTTAAAAGTGGTGCCCAAACAAGAGTAAGTAAACCTGCAAACACTATAGATAATGCACTCATCGAGCCTTCTACTTCACCAATTTCCATTGCTTTTGATGTTCCAACAGCATGGCTTGAAACTCCTATTCCAATTCCTACTGCAACTGAATGTTTTACTCTAAAAATTTTACTTATTAATGGAGCAGTTACATTTCCTGTTATCCCAGTCAACATAATACTAACAACTGTTATAGCAGGTATTCCTCCAAGCATTGAGCTAATTTCTATTCCAAAAGGTGTAGTTATAGACTTAGGCATAAGCGAAAAAATAAGTTGATCTTCCATACCAAATAATTTTCCTAAAATAATTACTGATATTATTCCTACAAATGAGCCTACAACAGCACCTGTCATAACAGGAACAAAAAACTTTTTAAACAAATCCCATTTTTTATATAAAGGTACTGCCAAAGCTACTGTTGCAGGACCTAATAAAAATAATATCATTCCTGCTCCCTTATAATAATCATCAGTTGATATATCAAAAAATTTCAATACAAAAATTACTATACTTGTTCCTATTAAAAATGGATTACATATAGGACTTTGTGTCTTTTTAAAAGTCCATCTTCCTATTTCAAAAGAAAAATAACTTATAATTAAACCAAAAAATAAATTTCCAACTATCACTTCTTTCACTATTTTATTCCTTTCCTTTCTCTGTAATCAATCATCATTTGAACTACTTTTCCCGTAATTCCCATAGTTACAAATGTAGAAACAACTATAATTATTATAATTTTTACTAAATCTTTCTCTAATAAATGATAAGAATCAATTATCTTTACAGTAGGTGGCATAAAAAATAATGTCATATTAAGCAAGAGAAAATTTGCTGCATTTTCAATTTTTTCTAGTTTTAAAACTTTAAATTGTAATAATAAAAATAGTAATAATAAAGCTGTTATTGTTCCTGGCAAAGGAAAATGTAAAACATTAGAAATAAGAATACCAACATAGTTAATTACAAAAATTAACATAAACTCATTAATCATATCATCCTCCTAAAATAAAATGAAAAAAGAAAGAGTGGAAACAAGTTCCACTCTAAAAATTTTACTTATTAATCTCTTGGTTTCATTTGTGGGAAAAGAATTACATCTCTTATAGATGGTGCACCTGTAAGTAACATTACAAGTCTATCTATTCCTATTCCCATTCCACCAGTAGGTGGTAAACCATATTCAAGAGCTTCTACAAAACTTTCGTCAATTTCTGGTGTTGCTTCTTCATTTCCACGCATTGCTTCCTCAACTTGTGCTTCAAATCTTCCTCTTTGGTCTGCTGGGTCATTTAATTCAGTAAAAGCATTTGCGTATTCTCTTTTATTAATAAATAATTCAAATCTATCTGTGAAATTTGGATTAGCTTCATTTCTTTTTGCAAGTGGAGATATTTCAACAGGATGTCCATATACAAATGTTGGTTGTATAACTTTTTCCTCACACTTTTGTTCAAAAAATTCATTTATAATATGCCCAACACTGTTCATATGATCTGCAACTTCAACATGATGTTCCTTAGCTATTTGTTTAGCTTCTTCAAAAGTCATTTCCTTCCAGAAATCAACTCCCGTAACTTCCTTTATCATATCAACCATATGTACTCTAGCAAAGTTTTTAAGTGATAATTGAACTCCATCATATTCAATATCAGTTGTTCCATTAACTTCTTGACATACTGATGAAATTATACCCTCACATAAATCCATCATATCATTAAAATCTGCATGAGCTTGGTATAATTCAACCATTGTAAATTCAGGATTATGTCTTGTAGATATTCCTTCATTTCTAAAGTTTCTATTCAAGTCATATACTCTTTCAAAACCACCAACTATTAATTTCTTTAAATATAATTCAGGAGCTATTCTTAAAAATAAATCAATATTTAAAGTATTATGGTGAGTT
It encodes:
- a CDS encoding copper homeostasis protein CutC, with the protein product MIKEACVESFEKALEAQNNGANRIELCENLAVGGTTPSYGTVKVCLEKLDIPIFPMIRARGGNFIYSKDEIEIMKEDIKIFKELGVKGVVLGCLTSDNKIDLELTKKLVNLAYPMEVTFHKAIDEIQNPLDYIDNLINIGIKRILTSGGKATALEGKDLINEMIKKSNGRLKIVVAGKVTKENLNGLSNLISANEFHGKLIV
- a CDS encoding LrgB family protein gives rise to the protein MKEVIVGNLFFGLIISYFSFEIGRWTFKKTQSPICNPFLIGTSIVIFVLKFFDISTDDYYKGAGMILFLLGPATVALAVPLYKKWDLFKKFFVPVMTGAVVGSFVGIISVIILGKLFGMEDQLIFSLMPKSITTPFGIEISSMLGGIPAITVVSIMLTGITGNVTAPLISKIFRVKHSVAVGIGIGVSSHAVGTSKAMEIGEVEGSMSALSIVFAGLLTLVWAPLLKFLV
- a CDS encoding CidA/LrgA family protein, encoding MINEFMLIFVINYVGILISNVLHFPLPGTITALLLLFLLLQFKVLKLEKIENAANFLLLNMTLFFMPPTVKIIDSYHLLEKDLVKIIIIIVVSTFVTMGITGKVVQMMIDYRERKGIK
- the lysS gene encoding lysine--tRNA ligase, encoding MEKYFDRLEKEPLIAERWKKIEELESYGIKPFGKKYDKQIMIGDILKHNPEENLKFKTAGRIMSLRGKGKVYFAHIEDQSGKIQIYIKKDELGEEQFDHIVKMLNVGDIIGLEGELFITHTEELTLRVKSIALLTKNVRSLPEKYHGLTDVEIRYRKRYVDLIMNPEVRETFIKRTKIIKAIRKYLDDRGFLEVETPIMHPILGGAAAKPFITHHNTLNIDLFLRIAPELYLKKLIVGGFERVYDLNRNFRNEGISTRHNPEFTMVELYQAHADFNDMMDLCEGIISSVCQEVNGTTDIEYDGVQLSLKNFARVHMVDMIKEVTGVDFWKEMTFEEAKQIAKEHHVEVADHMNSVGHIINEFFEQKCEEKVIQPTFVYGHPVEISPLAKRNEANPNFTDRFELFINKREYANAFTELNDPADQRGRFEAQVEEAMRGNEEATPEIDESFVEALEYGLPPTGGMGIGIDRLVMLLTGAPSIRDVILFPQMKPRD